The window ATGGGCGCAATCGCGGGATTGGGAAAAAACCGCATTGAAGTATTTGAACAATGGCGTCAGGGGAAGACCGCGATTAAATCCATGACGCGGTTTGATGCGCAGCGCTACCAGACCGGCCTGGCGGCCGAGGTGGACCCGGCGTGGGCGACGCCGGGCACAGCATGGATTGAAAGACTTACGCTGACAGCTTGTCAGGAAGCGTTGGCAGATGCAGGCCCTGAGTTTGCAGCGGTTGCTAAAACCGCACGTGTTTTATTTGTTCTGGCCACGACCAAGGGAGATCTCACGGGTATTGAGCAAGGTGTGCAGCATCCGGAGAAAACACCCGTCCACGCGCTCGCATTTATGGAAGCGGTTCGTCGCAGTCTGCCTTTTGCAGTTTCTTTCCGGGTGATCTCATTGGCATGTGCCTCCGGCGCTGCCGCGATTGCCCATGCATGTGAAGCTTTGCAAGCGGATGAGGCGGATGCAGCTCTGGTGGTTGGGGTCGATGTCCTGTCTGATTTTGTGCTCACCGGTTTTTCATCTTTAAAATCTTTGGATACGAAAGTTTGCCGTCCGTTTGATGCCGCGCGCCAGGGGCTTTCTCTGGGTGAGGCTGCTGCTGCTGTGTTAATTGCCGGACCGGGCAAAGCAACCACCCTTGCCACCCAGGGGCATGTGTTGGGGTGGGGATTGGCCAATGATGCGGTGCATCTGACAGCACCGGCACGCGATGGGCGCGGTCTGATCGCTGCCATACAAAAAGCGCTAAAAAAAGCAGAGGTCGAAAGGTCCCGCATTGGATACATCAATGCCCATGGTACCGGGACGTTGTACAATGATGCCATGGAGGGCAAGGCCATTGCAGCGGTGTTTGACCGCCAACGTGTTCCGGTTTCCACGATAAAAGGCAGTTGCGGACACACCTTGGGAGCAGCCGGTGTTTTGGAAACCGTCATGACAATGATGGCGCTTACGCAGAAACAAGCGCCGCCTACGGTTGGCTTGACCAATCCCGGGATTGAAGAGAAACTGGATTTTATTATTGATCAATCTCGTGAGCTATCCGATCTTGGGGCGGGGTTGTCACTTTTTGCCGGGTTTGGCGGGTTCAATGCGGCGCTTGTTTTATCTTTGGCCCGGAAGGGGAAGGATGCGGTTTGATGCTTATTTATTCTGCGGCCTATTGTACAAATAATGAAATCGGCAGGATGGGTGAAACCGGGAAAAAACTTTCGGAAAAGCCGGGGACACTCCCCAAATGGGCGCAAGTGTTTTCCAGCGTTTATGAGCGCTACCCGCGGCTTGATCCGTTTTCTCAGGGTGTTGCGATTTTAGTGGAAAAAATGTTGGGCCGGCCGCCTGTCAAAGAAAATATTGGCGTGGTACTGGCAACAGCAACCGGATGTCTGGAAGCGGATCAGGAGTATTACCGCAGCGCGGTGGCGTCGCCTGAACTGGCCAGTCCTAAATTATTTCCCTATACCCTGCCTTCGGCAGGTTTGGCTGAGGTGATGATCCGCTATGGGATGACCGGTCCTGCGTTGGTGATGTGGCAGGAAAAGGCATTGGCACCTATGATCAGTCAGATAAAACACTGGATTGAGAACCAAGAAATTGATTCGGGGATTATCGTATCGTGTGATATCGGTCTGTTGCACGGGATGGAAGGCTTCGCGCTTCACATCGGACCGGAGGTCCGGGACCAACCACTTTTGGACATCCGGGCCTATTCCACGCAAGATATGTTGGCCGCCATTTTGGCGGGAAAAATAGTGTCGAGAAATGATTGACGCAAGGAGAGACGAATGGAGCCATTGATACAGGAATTGAAAGAAAAAATTATTGTCACGTTCAATCTGGAACACATGACGCCTGACAAGATTGATCCTGAGGCACCGTTGTTTGTGGAAGGCTTAGGGTTGGATTCGATTGATGCGTTGGAACTGGCGGTGATGCTGGAAAAAGATTATGGCATCAAGCTTGAGGATATCACCGTAGGACGCAAAGTGTTCCAGTCCATACGCACGATTGCGGAGTATGTTACGCAGAAGCGTGGATGATCCCGGGAGCAGCGGAATGTCTAAACCAGACATCCCACTGCCAATGAATCAAGTCGCAAGTGTGGATTGGTTTTTTGCAGGAGCATGCCGGAGAGTGTTTTTTTGTTTTTAAATAATATAAAATCCGGCATAAGCGCATGGCCGGAAGGTGACCTGTCGCGGAAGAAGTTGTTGGAGAAAGGATCGCGGAGCTTGAGCAATTCCGAATTTCCGTAATTTTATTTTGCTTTTTAATTTTTTAACGTGGGGATATCTGATTATGAAGGATCAAATATGAACGAAAAAAATCAGTCGCAATTTATTATTTACCGAATCGCAACCGGTGAGACGAAGATTGATGTCCGGTTTCAGGATGAAACCGTTTGGCTGTCTCAGCAGTTGATGGCCCAATTGTTTCAAACAACAAAACAAAACATAAGTTTGCATATCAAGAATGTGATGGAGGAAGGCGAGCTTTCAGAACGAGAAGTTGTCAAGGATTTCTTGATAACTGCAGCAGATGGTAAATCCTATCGAACTAAATATTATAACCTTGATATGATTATTTCTGTAGGATATCGCATTAAGTCTAAAGTGGCGACACAATTCAGGCAATGGGCGACACGGCAATTACGGGAATTTATCGTCAAGGGCTTTGTTTTAGATGATGAGCGGTTAAAAAATCCTGATTTGCCGTTTGATTATTTTGATGAGTTGGCGCGCCGTATTCAGGATATACGCACGTCTGAGCGGCGGTTTTACCAGAAAATTACGGATATATATGCTACCAGTGTTGATTATGACCCTACAGAGGAAATGAGCATTGCGTTTTTTCAAACGGTTCAAAATAAGATGCACTGGGCCATTACCGGGCAGACAGCGGCAGAGATTATTCATTTCCGCGCGGATAGTAAAAAGAAGGATATGGGATTGACAAATTGGCGGGGAACAAAAATTCGTAAAAACGACACAGAGATCGCGAAGAATTATCTGAGTGAGGACGAGCTGGCAGCTTTAAACAATCTTGTTGAACAATATTTAATATTTGCGCAAGGACAGGCCATGCGGCGTGTTCCAATGTATATGGAAAATTGGATAAAAAAGTTGGATGGTTTTATGCATATCAATGAAAGAGAGATATTGACGCATGCGGGAAAAATATCTCATGAACTCGCGCTGGATAAAGCAGGAAAAGAGTACGGAATGTATGCTCGAAAAAGAAAGCTTGTTTATGATATGGAAGGGAATGATTTTGATGCTCTACTGGATAAGACAAAGCAGTTGACACATAAGAGCAAGAAAAAAGTAAAAAAGAAAAGATAAGAAGAATGCTAATGCCGTCCTATGATTTTGACAAAATTAAGTTTGCGACTGATGAACCGACGTTTAAGCGTGCGGTGGGTTTGTATACGAGCGGGAAAGTGACCGGCGTCGAACAGGTGGGCGGCGATTATTCTGCGATTGTTTTGGGAACGGTTCCTTATCATGTTCGTGTATCGGCACGCAGCTATCAACATGGCGATTGCACCTGTTATCTGGGAGAGCGGGATATACTTTGCAAGCATATCGTTGCTTTGGCAATTTATACGGTCATGGCTGGGAAAAAATTAAGCGATCATGATAAACAGCTTTCTTATCATATTGTGTGCAGCGGGCGGCGCGGGGTTTTCAAAGAAAACGAATTAACAAAAATTCGAAAAAACATTACTGACGCTGTTCAATGCATTAAGCCCTATCGCGGGTCATCACGAACATGGTTTGCAAATCAGGATTCTTTAGGTGAAGGGTGTCGTCGGTTGTCAACGATTGTTTCTGATTTTCCGGTCAGCATGCAAACAGCTGATGTTTTAGTTAAATTGCTCATACGTCTGGAAAAGAAAGTATGTTTTGGCGGTGTGGATGATTCGAATGGCATTGTCGGTGGTTTGGCAGGGGAGCTGGTGGCATTGCTGGAAGTATTTGTGAAAATTGATCCGCTCTGTATTCAAGCGTTTAAGCCGCTTTGCAGGAAGGAATCCTGTTTTGGTTGGGAAGAATCACTTGTCCGTATTTTTGATGAAGGTGGAATTTGATGCACACTGAAATTGCCATAACCGGTATCGGGGCAGTGACAGCATTGGGTGGCAGTGCGGCGGAAACATTCACCGCTCTGTTGGCGGGTAAACGCGGATTGGGAAAACTGGACCTGTTTGAGTCGCCACGCTACCGGGATATTCCCGTCGGACAGGTACGCTGCTTGCAGAATGCTGATTTACAGGTGAGTTCCTCGCGTACGGAGCAACTCGCGGCAAAGGCCTGCACTGAGGCGCTGCTTCAATCCGGCCACACGCTTTTAGCGGATCGGAAAAATCCTGAGCGCTGGGGTGTTTTTGCCGGTACCACGGTCGCCGGCATGTTGGCCACAGAAAATTATTTCCAGGCTGTCTGGTCCGGCCGGCCCGGGGATGCCTCGGTGCTGCGCCGGCACCCGTCATCCTCGCTCTCGCTTTTTCTTTCTAAAAAATTTAATATGCAGGGCTGGGTCACCACCCTTTCGACCGCCTGTTCTTCAGGTCTCAATGCACTGGTTTTAGGAGCGGAAATGATTCGGGCAGGACAGATTGATAAAGCCCTGGTGGTGGGTGCTGATTCTTTGGCTAGAATTGTTGTGAATGGGTTTGGCGCACTCCTGATTGTTGATGCCAAAGGAGCCCGCCCATTTGATCAGGACCGTCGCGGACTTTCTTTGGGAGAAGGCGCCGGTGCCGTGGTGCTGGAAAAAGCAACGGACATTTCAAGCGCATCAACCCGGTGTCTGGGATTCGTAAGCGGATGGGGTAATACCTGTGATGCCTATCACGCGACCGCACCGGAGCCGGAAGGCCGCGGTGCACAGGCAGCCATGGCCAAGGCGGTGGCAAAGGCGGGTTTGGCGTTGAGTCAGATTGATTATATCAATGCGCACGGAACCGGGACACCGGACAATGATCTGGCAGAGAGCCGGGCTTTGGAAAAATTGTTTGGCGCACAAGCGATACCGTTGGTTTCATCAACCAAAGGCGCTTGCGGACATACCTTGGGCGCAGCCGGTGCGATTGAAAGCGTGATCTGCGTGCAAACACTGCTGCATGATCAAATGCCGGGAACGATTGGCTGTCAACAACCGGATGGCAACCTGTTGCTGCAACCGCTGCTGACAACCCGGGGTCAGACAGTACACGCTGCAATGAATAATTCTTTTGGTTTTGGCGGGAACAATACCAGTGTGGTTTTTGAAAAAGGAGATCACTAGCATGTTGGGAATAGATGGCATAGGGTTTGTTCATGCAGCCGGGGTTGATTGGGAAGGTATTTGGCAGACTCTGGCAGACCCGCATTCCCGGAAAAGTATCAAGGTGCTGCCGGAAGGGGATGTGGAAGGTTTTTTTGTGCCGCCCTTGCCGCAACCCGCAGTACCCAATGGACGCCGTTTCAGTCCCTGGCTGAAAATGACATTGGCTGCCGGTCAATCAGCCATGCAAAATAGCACCGGGTCTTGGGAGGAAACTTCGCTGGGGGTTATCGGTGCGACATCTCTGGGATCGCTGCAGCATACGGCGGCATTTGTGGAGAACATGATTCGCAATCAGGAAGACGGACCGCAGCCGGCTAATTTTATTCTTTCGGTACACAATGCAGCCACGGCCCAGGTGGCGATCGCGCTCAAGGCAAAAGGTTATAGCAATACAGTGAGTCATGATGGAACTTCTTTTGAACAGGCATTGCTGATTGCCCAGTGTCAGGTGGCGCAGGAACCGGAATCCGGATTTGTTGTGTTTGGTGCGGATGAGTGGATCCCCTTGCTGCATACAGCACGCCTGGCAAGCTGCCGAAGGCGTCCCGATCTTCAACATCAATCCGGCTGGGGCAGGTGCGGGAAGCCGGACTTGGCAGGCAATTTTTCGCTGCCTGGCGAAGGTGCCGCAGCGTTGCGGGTCGGAAAGCCGCAGCCCGGACAGGTTTGTATAAAAACGGTTTGTTTGCGCTGTTTTGCAGCTATCGCAAATGACACCCAAGCCCGGGCCGCATGGGTCGAAGAAAGCATCCGTGCCGCCGGTCTGGGATGGGATGCCATTGATTTAATTATGACCCCGGACACAAAGTCGGGTATTCTGGAAACAATACGTGAAGCCGGAGACATTCCTCAGATGGCATGCGGGCAATGGCTGGGAACGTTTGACACTGCCAGTGCCTTTGTCATTGCGATTGCCGCAGCCTTGTTGAAAACGCCGGAGAAACGATTGGATATGCTTCCAAAGAAGTTGAGGACTATTTTAGTGATCAATGAAACCGCAAACCACAACTGCGCTGTCACCGTGGTGGGACGATGACGAAATATCATGGTGTGATGGCCGTCGCAGTGCTAAGTGCCATACTCGTTTTATTGGGGATGCCGTTCAAGGTGTTGGCATTATCCGGGCTTTTTGTGGTGGTGATTTTGATATTGGCAGCGGGATCGATTTTTCCGCAGATACAATTTTATTTGCCGGTGACAAACGGTATTCGTACTTCAGAAAAAGTGGTTAGCCTGACATTTGATGACGGCCCGGACAAAAGGGTTACCCCCGAGTTGCTGGAACTTTTAAAAACAGAAAAAATTCCGGCAGCTTTTTTTTATATTGGCCGGGCCTGTGAGGCCAATCCTCAGCTGGTTCGCAAGACAATGCAGGCCGGCCATCTGTTGGGCAATCACAGTTTTGGACATTTAACATATTGGGCGTTTTTACCGGCGGCAGGTATTCAACGGGAAATCGAGCAAGCCAATCAAGTGCTGTTTCGTATCACAGGACAGTTGCCGAAGTTTTACCGGCCGCCGTTTGGTGTGACCCGGCCCGGTCTGGGTGCGATTTTGAAACGTTTGGGAATGACATGCATCGGATGGCAGGTGCGGGCACTGGAGGGATTCAAGCCGGATCAGGAAAAAATTTTGCAGCGGATTGTCCGGGGCGTGCGTCCGGGGTCAATAATTATGCTGCATGAAAGTTATTATGGGCGTAAAGAATTTGATGCGGCGGCGGTGGTGGCGCGTACCCGCAAAATGATTGCAATCTTGCGGGAAAAGGGCTATCGTTTTGTGCGGCTTGATCAGTTGTTGGAGATCGAGAAAGGAAAAGAAGTATGAGAGTGATGCTGGCGAGACTCGGATGGATCGCGGGGGTGTTTTTTATTTTACTGGGACAAAGCGCAGCAGCCCCGACCGGAAAGATATTGAAAGATGGGACGCCTGCGTCTGCGCCTTCGGCAGCCTCGACCGGAGAAATAGTGAAAGATGGGACGCCTGCGTCTGCGCCTTCGGCAGAGGACATGCAGATGCTGGAAAAAATTCATCAGGCGACTGCGCAGATTGAGGCGCTCTCGGCAGATTTTCGTAGTGTCAAGCAGGTAGCTTTTTTAGAGGAGCCTGTTTTGACACAGGGGCGGATTTTTTATGCACGTAATCAGGGAATACGGTGGGAAATTTTAAAACCCTATCGCATTGCCTTGGTATATAACGGCAGCAATATGTACCATTATTCTGCTGCTTCGAATAACCAGTGGGAAAAACAGCCTGCTGATTCCGATTTGGTATTGCTGGAAGTCATGAAACAGCTGCAAGCCTGGTTTTCCGGAGAGGCTTTCGGGATGCATGATATGTATGTCATCAAAATTGTATCCCGTGATCCGGTGCGGGTGGTATTTGTGCCCCGGCATTCGGGAATGCGTAAAGTTTTGTCTGAACTGGAATTTGTTTTTGGCAAAGAGCTCTTTGTGGTGGAGAAGCTTAAGATCATGGAAGGCTCCGGCGATATGACCACGATTCATTATCAAAATATAAAAGTGAATCCTGAAATTGAGAAGACACTTTTTCAATGAAGCGTTTAAGTTGTTATGTGATTTTTTGTTTGTTGTTGATAAGCGGCTGTGCGACATGTCCGCATGTCCCGGATGAAAGCCCGGTTGCGGTCAGCTGGCCGGGGAGTTTTCAGGCAGACTATCTTTGGGAAG is drawn from bacterium and contains these coding sequences:
- a CDS encoding virulence RhuM family protein codes for the protein MNEKNQSQFIIYRIATGETKIDVRFQDETVWLSQQLMAQLFQTTKQNISLHIKNVMEEGELSEREVVKDFLITAADGKSYRTKYYNLDMIISVGYRIKSKVATQFRQWATRQLREFIVKGFVLDDERLKNPDLPFDYFDELARRIQDIRTSERRFYQKITDIYATSVDYDPTEEMSIAFFQTVQNKMHWAITGQTAAEIIHFRADSKKKDMGLTNWRGTKIRKNDTEIAKNYLSEDELAALNNLVEQYLIFAQGQAMRRVPMYMENWIKKLDGFMHINEREILTHAGKISHELALDKAGKEYGMYARKRKLVYDMEGNDFDALLDKTKQLTHKSKKKVKKKR
- a CDS encoding beta-ketoacyl synthase chain length factor, giving the protein MLGIDGIGFVHAAGVDWEGIWQTLADPHSRKSIKVLPEGDVEGFFVPPLPQPAVPNGRRFSPWLKMTLAAGQSAMQNSTGSWEETSLGVIGATSLGSLQHTAAFVENMIRNQEDGPQPANFILSVHNAATAQVAIALKAKGYSNTVSHDGTSFEQALLIAQCQVAQEPESGFVVFGADEWIPLLHTARLASCRRRPDLQHQSGWGRCGKPDLAGNFSLPGEGAAALRVGKPQPGQVCIKTVCLRCFAAIANDTQARAAWVEESIRAAGLGWDAIDLIMTPDTKSGILETIREAGDIPQMACGQWLGTFDTASAFVIAIAAALLKTPEKRLDMLPKKLRTILVINETANHNCAVTVVGR
- a CDS encoding beta-ketoacyl-[acyl-carrier-protein] synthase family protein, coding for MHTEIAITGIGAVTALGGSAAETFTALLAGKRGLGKLDLFESPRYRDIPVGQVRCLQNADLQVSSSRTEQLAAKACTEALLQSGHTLLADRKNPERWGVFAGTTVAGMLATENYFQAVWSGRPGDASVLRRHPSSSLSLFLSKKFNMQGWVTTLSTACSSGLNALVLGAEMIRAGQIDKALVVGADSLARIVVNGFGALLIVDAKGARPFDQDRRGLSLGEGAGAVVLEKATDISSASTRCLGFVSGWGNTCDAYHATAPEPEGRGAQAAMAKAVAKAGLALSQIDYINAHGTGTPDNDLAESRALEKLFGAQAIPLVSSTKGACGHTLGAAGAIESVICVQTLLHDQMPGTIGCQQPDGNLLLQPLLTTRGQTVHAAMNNSFGFGGNNTSVVFEKGDH
- a CDS encoding beta-ketoacyl synthase, whose protein sequence is MTGCRIIGMGAIAGLGKNRIEVFEQWRQGKTAIKSMTRFDAQRYQTGLAAEVDPAWATPGTAWIERLTLTACQEALADAGPEFAAVAKTARVLFVLATTKGDLTGIEQGVQHPEKTPVHALAFMEAVRRSLPFAVSFRVISLACASGAAAIAHACEALQADEADAALVVGVDVLSDFVLTGFSSLKSLDTKVCRPFDAARQGLSLGEAAAAVLIAGPGKATTLATQGHVLGWGLANDAVHLTAPARDGRGLIAAIQKALKKAEVERSRIGYINAHGTGTLYNDAMEGKAIAAVFDRQRVPVSTIKGSCGHTLGAAGVLETVMTMMALTQKQAPPTVGLTNPGIEEKLDFIIDQSRELSDLGAGLSLFAGFGGFNAALVLSLARKGKDAV
- a CDS encoding polysaccharide deacetylase family protein; the protein is MTKYHGVMAVAVLSAILVLLGMPFKVLALSGLFVVVILILAAGSIFPQIQFYLPVTNGIRTSEKVVSLTFDDGPDKRVTPELLELLKTEKIPAAFFYIGRACEANPQLVRKTMQAGHLLGNHSFGHLTYWAFLPAAGIQREIEQANQVLFRITGQLPKFYRPPFGVTRPGLGAILKRLGMTCIGWQVRALEGFKPDQEKILQRIVRGVRPGSIIMLHESYYGRKEFDAAAVVARTRKMIAILREKGYRFVRLDQLLEIEKGKEV
- a CDS encoding acyl carrier protein; the encoded protein is MEPLIQELKEKIIVTFNLEHMTPDKIDPEAPLFVEGLGLDSIDALELAVMLEKDYGIKLEDITVGRKVFQSIRTIAEYVTQKRG
- a CDS encoding outer membrane lipoprotein carrier protein LolA; amino-acid sequence: MRVMLARLGWIAGVFFILLGQSAAAPTGKILKDGTPASAPSAASTGEIVKDGTPASAPSAEDMQMLEKIHQATAQIEALSADFRSVKQVAFLEEPVLTQGRIFYARNQGIRWEILKPYRIALVYNGSNMYHYSAASNNQWEKQPADSDLVLLEVMKQLQAWFSGEAFGMHDMYVIKIVSRDPVRVVFVPRHSGMRKVLSELEFVFGKELFVVEKLKIMEGSGDMTTIHYQNIKVNPEIEKTLFQ